In Streptomyces paludis, the genomic stretch GGGTCGTGGACGCGGCATGCTGTCGGTGTTCTGGGGCGGGGTGCGGGTTCTGTTGCCGACGTTGGTGTGTGGCCGCCGGTGGGTGCGGAGTCCTTGTCGTTGGACGGGTTTTATGACCGGGTGCTGGATCTTGGTTTTGGTTATGGGTCGTCGTTCCGGGGTTTGCGGTCGGTGTGGCGTGCTGACGATGGGGTGTTGTTTGCTGAGGTTGAGCTGCCGGAGGGTGTGTCTGGGCAGTTTGGTGTGCATCCGGCGTTGTTCGATGCTGTTCTGCATGCTCTGGGGGTTGCCGGGGGTGGTGAGCTGAGTCGGCTGCCGTTTGCGTGGGAGGGTGTGACCCTGCATGCGGCTGGTGCGACTGCGTTGCGGGTCAGGCTGGGGGTTGACGGGGACACGGTGTCGGTGGTTGCGGCCGACGGGACGGGTGCTTGTGTGCTCTCGGTGGATGCGTTGACGTTGCGGGCTGTTACGGCGGATCAGTTCGGGCGGGTGGATTCGCTGTTCCGGGTGGAGTGGTCGACGTCGGTGCCGGCGGTCGGGGTTGATGGGGTGCGGTTTGTTGAGTTGGTGGGGGATGGTGATGTGGTTGAGTCGGCTCATGTGCTGGCGGGGCGTGTGCTGGAGTTGGTGCGGGAGCCGGATTCGCGGGTGGTGTTTGTTACTCGGGGTGTGGTGAGTGGTGCGGATCCGGCTGCTGCGGTGGTGTGGGGTCTGGTGCGTTCGGCGCAGTCGGAGTCGCCGGGGCGGTTCTGGTTGGTTGATGTGGAGGGTGAGGGTGATCCGGTGGTTACGGGTGAGCCTCAGGTGGTGGTGCGTGGGGGTGAGGCGTTTGCGGCCCGGCTTGTTCGGGAGGGGGTTGGTGAGCGTCGGTTGTGGAGTGGTGGGGGGAGGGTGTTGATTACGGGTGGTACTGGGGGTCTGGGTGCTTTGGTGGCTCGGCATTTGGTGGCTGAGTGTGGTGTGCGTGAGTTGTTGCTGTTGAGTCGGCGTGGTTCTGCTGCGGTGGGTGTGGGGGAGTTGGTTGCGGAGTTGGAGGGGGGTGGTGCGCGGGTTGGTGTTGTGGCGTGTGATGTGGCGGATCGGTCCGCGTTGGCTGGGGTGTTGGAGCGGTATCCGGTGACGGGTGTGGTTCATGCGGCTGGTGTGTTGGATGATGGTGTGTTGGAGTCGTTGACTCCGGAGCGGTTGGATCGTGTGTTGCGTCCGAAGGTGGATGCTGCGTGGTATCTGCATGAGTTGGTCGGGGATGTGGAGCACTTTGTGGTGTTCTCGTCGGTGGCGGGTGTGCTGGGTGCGGCTGGTCAGGCGAATTATGCGGCGGGTAACGCGTTCTTGGATGCGTTGGCGGTGCATCGTCGGGCTCGGGGCTGGTCTGGTGTGTCGTTGGCGTGGGGTCCGTGGGGTCAGGGTGCGGGGATGACCGAGGAGCTGGCGGAAGCGGATCTTGCGCGGATGCGGCGTTCGGGTGTGCTGCCGTTGGCTCCTGCTGAGGGTCTGGCGTTGTTCGACGGTGCGGGTGAGGGAGCGGTGGTGCCGGTGAAGCTGGACCTGGCGGCGTTGCGGGCCGCCGGCCAGGTACCGGCCCTCCTCCACAACCTCATCCGCACCCGCAACCACAGGGCCATGGCTGCTGCCGCGCCGACCGGCGGCGGATTCGTCGCTGCACTTGCCGCGGCCGCTCCCGCCGACCGGCCTGAACAAGTACTCGAGCTCATCCGTCGACACGCCGCTTCCGTCCTCGGCCACGGCGACGCGACAGAACTCCTGCCGAACCGGCGCTTCCAGGACCTCGGGTTCGACTCGCTGATCGCCATCGAATTCCGCAACCGAATCGGTGACGAGATTGGTCAGCGACTGCCCGCGGCATTGCTGTTCGACTACCCGACTCCGGCCGAGCTGGTCGACCATCTGCTGCCCATAATGGTCGCCGAGGAACCGACCGGGCCGGCCGCGCTACTGGCGGAACTGGATCGACTGGAGCGTGTGCTGGACGAGACCACCGTGGACGACGAGCGCCTGCACCGGCAGATCGCCGGCCGACTGGACGTGCTCCGCGGCAGGTGGACGACAGGCCAGGAGAAGAACGAGGAAGGGTTCGATGTCGAGTCGGCCACCGACGACGACATGTTCCGTATGCTCGACGGTGAGCTGGGCCTGGGCCAGTGACCTGAGTCGGAGATTCGGTGGCAGTCGGCGGTGAATTTGTCGAGGATCTCGTCGCTGTCTTCGCCCGGACGAAGGGGCGGGGTTGGTCGTTCCAGTAGGCCAGCCACGCCCTGACGTCGCGTTCGAGAGCCTGGACGGCCAGGATCAGGTGTACATCCAGCCCGGCGGGCACTTCCCTGTCGAGTTCGGCCAGGATTTTTCTTGAACTCGATGGCGCGGTGACGGCGGTGCAGTGAGCCGATGACCTTGCCGGTGGCCACCTCCAGGGCAGCGAACAGGGTGGTAGTGCCGGCACGGACGTAGTCGTGGCTCAGCCGCTCGGGGACGCCGGGCACCATCGGCAGGACGGGCTGGGACCGGTCCTGGGCCTGGATCTGCGACTTCTTGTCCACGCAGAGCCCCAGGGCCTTCTTCGGCGGATATGGCGTCCCGCTGTGTGGTGTAGCCGACCACGTTGAGGGAGTGCGCCGGGGGCGTGTGCTCACCGGTTTCCGCTCCCTGCCCATGGGGGCGGTCAACCGTGCAACTCTCCCTGGTGAAAGGCTAGTTCAACGCGGGAGGTGCAGGGTGGCCCTGTCTCAGCATGACCTGCTCCGGCTGCTGGAGTCACTACGTTCGGCGGACGGGCTCCAACTCGTCCGCGCAGTGGCCGAGCGGATGCTCCAAGAACTGATCGAGGCCGAGGCCACCGTGAGAATCGGCGCCGCGTGGAACGAGCCCACCGACACACGCACCGCGTTACGCAACGGCCACCGGGAAAAGACGCTGACCACCCAGGCCGGCGACCTGGACCTCGCGATTCCCGAGCTGCGGGGACCTGTTCGGGCAGCTGACCGTGTTCCGCGGCCGGCCCCTGGATCACATCCGTTTCCCTTACGTGTACTTGGACGCGACGTACTGCAAGGCGAGGGTCGAGCACCAGATCGTGTCCCGGGCCGTGGTGATCGCCACCGGGATCACCGAAGACGGCGGCCGCGAGGTGCTGGGGGTGATGGTCGGCGACAGCGAGACCGAGGTGTTCTGGACCCAGTTCCTGCGTCACCTGCGCGAACGTGGTCTGGCCGGAGTCCGGCTCGTGATCGGTGACCACCACTCGGGGCTGGTCAGGGCCATCCGCAAGGTCATGCCGGGGGGCGCCTAGCAGCGATGCAGGGTTCACTTCCTGCGCGATGTGTTCGGCGTGATCAACAAGGAAGCGGCGGAGATGGTGGCCGCGACGATCCGCACGATCTTCGCCCAGCCCACCGCCGAAACGGTCCGCGGCCAGCTCGACACCGTAGCCGACATGCTCGGCACGCAATTCCCGAAGGCCAAGACGATGCTGCTGGAGGCGAGGGCGGATCTCACCGCCTTCGCCACCTTCCCGGAACGACATTGAAAAAAAATCCAGTCGACGAACCCGCTGGAGCGGATCAACCGCGAAATCAAACGCCGCACCGACGTCGTCCAGGTCTTCCCCAACGACGACGCGCTCCTGCGACTGGTCACCGCCGTGCTCTTCGAACTCCACGACGAGTGGTCGCCTTCCCCCGCCGCTACCTGCCCGAGGGCAGCATGGAACAGATCTACCCCACCGAGCTCCCCAAACACGCCCCCACGCTACCCAACACCCCCAACACAACCGCCGATTGATCGGCTCCACCACAAGAAGGGAGGCGATCCCGGCGGACCTGCGTCATCGACCGGGTGGACCAGTGGCTGGCGTTCTTCGGCCTCTCCTCACAGTGTTTTGACGCTCACCCGCTCGACATCGGCGTCGATGATCTTCCTTGGCACACTCCGCTCCGGCTCGTCGCCCAGCCCGTCCAGGCCGTGCTTGAGTAAGAGGAGCTAACACAATGCTCGGACGCGTCGGTAGGTGATCACGCAGCAGGCCAGTTTGAGGAATGCTTCGTGGATGTCGTCGCGGATGTCCCAGCGGATCCGCAGGCGGCGGAAGCCGTGGATCCAGGCGTTCGTGCGCTCTACCACCCAGCGGACCGTGCCGAGCCCGGATCCGTGCGGTACTCCGCGTCGTGTGATGACCGGCTTGATCCCGCGTTTCCACAGCAGGCGGCGGTACTTGTCGTAGTCGTAGCCGCGGTCGGCGAACAGCTGCCGCGGCCGGTGACGGGGCCTGCCGGTGCGGCCCCGGATGTGGGGTATCGCGTCGAGCAGCGGCAGTAGCTGGGTGACATCGTGCCGGTTGCCGCCGGTCAGTGTGATGGCCGGCGGGGTGCCGTGCGAGTCGGTGATGACATGGTGCTTCGAGCCCGGTCTGGCGCGGTCGACCGGGCTCGGCCCGGTTCTGGGCCGCCCCGACGTGCCTGCCGGTGCGAGCCGTCGATCACCGCCCGCGACCAGTCCAGCTTTCCGCCCCGGTGCAGCTCGGTCAGCAGCACCTGGTGCAGCCGGTCCCACACCCCGGCCTCGTGCCAGTCCCGCAGACGGCGCCAGCATGTCATCCCCGAACCGAAGCCGAGCTCCTGCGGCAGCCACTCCCACTGGATGCCGGTATGCAGCACGAACAAGATCCCCTGCAGGCACTTGCGGTCGTCCAGTGGCAGCCGGCCCGGATTCCGACTTCGTCGGGGCCGCACCGGCAGCAGCGGCTCGACCTGCAGCCACAAGTCGTCCGACACAAGCCACGGCGGGCCTTTCCCCTTCCCCATGACCCATTCAACGACCAACCGCAGCAACGGACATGCCCAAACAGAGGCTTTCTGTTAGCTCCTCTAAACGCCGCCGCCAGGTGCGGACCGTGTCCGGAGGGGGGACGCCCCAGCGCGTCCAGTACGCGGGCGACCCTCCGGTGCGCGGAAGACCGACAAGCGCGCGACGCCGCGCGACATGACTGATACCACGCCCGCCGACGTTCAGCGCCCGGCTCGCCCCGGAACGAAACGGTGGCAGAAGCCGGGCAGGGTGCGGTTCCCCGTCGCCGACGTCGGAACGTTCGCGGTATTGCCTGTGGCGGCGCCGTACCACGGCAACCGGACGGGCACCGGGCAGGACCGAGCCACGCAGGCGGCGCGGCAAGGCTGTGAACGTGACGCGGGGGCCACGGCCAGGTGTGCCCCGGGGGCAGGGAACTGTCACCACACCGGTACCGCCGCTCGTCATGGCGGCAGTGGCCGCGGAGCGACTACTTGATGGCGGGCCCCCTTGACGCGGCCGCCAGAGTGGACGCCAACTCGGCGTTCACCTGGGCCTGGTGTGTGGTCAGGTAGAAGTGGCCGCCGGGAAACGCGCGGATACGGAAGGAGCCGGTGGTGTGCTCACGCCACCGATCGGCCTCTGCGACGGTTGTCTTCGGGTCGCCGTCGCCCACCAGCACCGTGATCGGGCAGTTCACCGTAGTGTTCGGCACACCCTCGTAGGTCTCGACGACCCGGTAGTCGTTGCGCAGGGCCGGCATGGCCATCCTGAGGATCTCCTCGTCACCGAGCAGGTCCGCCTGTGTGCCGTTGAGCTGCCGCAATTCGGCGAGCATGCCCTCGTCGTCGCGCAGGTGCACGCGCTCGTCCCGTCGAGTGGCCGGCGCGCGTCGGCCCGACGCCAGGATCGCCTGAGGCGCGGCGGGCGTGTCCGCGAGCGCGAGGGCCGTCTCGAACGCGAGGACCGCGCCCATGCTGTGTCCGAAGTAGACGGTCGGCAGGAGTGTTTCTCGCTCGAGGATCGGCGCGATCCGGCTGACATACGCCGCGACGCTGCCCACCTGCGACTCATGCCTGCGTTCCTGGCGGCCAGGGTACTGGAGGACGATGATGTCGGCGGCGGCCGCGTGGGCCATTGCGACGGGATGATAGAAGCTCGCGGAGCCGCCCGCGTGTGGGAAGCACACGAGCCGCACGCGGGCACCGGCGTTGGGCCGAAAGCGGCGCAGCCAGCGGTCCGCGTCGGTGTCGGGCTGGGGCATGAGGTCTCCTCGGGGCAGTCGTCAGAGACGATTACGGCCCCATCCTGACCGGAGAATCCCCAGTATCCTGCCAACTCCCGGTGATGCACTAGGACACTCCTGCTTTCGTTGACACTGCGGACCGGCCGCTGCGAATGTCATGCACGAAGGCTGATCCCGTGAAGACCAACTGACCGTAACGGTCGTCTGTTTCCCGTTGCAGCGGAAGGGGATTTCGTGTCCAAACGTGCTCTTATCACCGGGGTTACCGGCCAGGACGGCTCGTACCTCGCGGAACACCTGTTGGCGCAGGGATATGAGGTGTGGGGCCTGATACGGGGCCAGGCCAACCCGAGGAAGTCGCGGGTCAGCCGCCTGGTGTCCGAGCTGTCCTTTGTGGACGGTGATCTGATGGACCAGGCCAGCCTCGTCTCGGCGCTGGACCGGATCCAGCCCGATGAGGTGTACAACCTCGGAGCCATTTCGTTCGTGCCGATGTCATGGCAGCAGGCGGAGCTGGTGAGCGAGGTCAACGGTGTCGGTGTGCTGCGCATGCTGGAGGCCATTCGCATGGTGAGCGGGCTGAACGCGTCCAGCTCGGCCCGGTCCGATCGGATCCGGCTCTACCAGGCGTCGTCGTCGGAGATGTTCGGCAAGGTCACGGAGACCCCGCAGAGGGAGACGACCCGGTTCCACCCTCGCAGTCCGTACGGTGTGGCCAAGGCATACGGACACTTCATCACGCGCAACTACCGTGAATCGTTCGGTATGTACGGCGTCTCCGGAATCCTGTTCAACCACGAGTCCCCGCGCCGCGGTGCGGAGTTCGTGACCAGGAAGATCTCGCTGGCCGTCGCGCAGATCAAGCTTGGGCTGCAGGACAAGCTGGCCCTGGGCAACCTCGACGCGACGCGTGACTGGGGCTTCGCCGGTGACTACGTCAAGGCGATGCACCTCATGCTGCAGCAGGACGAGCCGGGTGACTACGTGATCGGCACCGGCGTGATGCACTCGGTCCGCGACGCGGTGCAGATCGCCTTCGACACCGTGGGCCTCAACTGGCAGGACTATGTCGTGATCGACCCGGAGCTGGTACGCCCGGCCGAGGTCGAGACACTGTGCGCCGATTCCAGCATGGCCCGATCCGCACTGGACTGGTCCCCCACGGTGAAGTTCGAGGAACTGATGCAGATGATGGTCGAGTCGGACCTGCAGCAGGCATCGCGCGAGCGTGAGTACGGAGACCTGCTGCTGGCCGGCCGTTGGTGAGAGTGTGACCGAGACGCTGTCCGGCCCCGACCTGTGCAGGTGGATCGAGGAACTGCGGTCGCTCAAGGACGAGGCGGCGGCCTGACCGGTCCGCGGGCCACCGAGAGCCAGCGTGCCAAGTTCAGATTGACCGTGCGCGACCGCTTGGACCAGCTATTCGACAAAGGCGCGTTCCACGAGATCGAGCAGCTGCGCCGCCACCGCGCCACCGGCTTCGGACGGGAGGACCACCGTCCGTACACCGACGGCGCGGTCGCCGGGTGGGGCCTGGTCGAGGGCCGGACCATGTTCGCCTGCGCACGTGACTTCCGTCGGAGCCGGCCTTCCGATTCACCCTTTCCGTATCCCCGACTCAGGAGAAACTCAGCGTGAACGCATACCAGCCTCTGTCGCGCCGTCGCATGCTCGGTCTGGCGGCCCTGGGCGCCGCTGCGATCGCGGGTCACACCACGATCACCGCGGCCCCCCAGGCTGCCGCCGCCACCGCGAGCAGTGGTTCCGACAGCATGTTCGTCCCGGCCGTCGTGGTCGGCACCGGTTACGGCGCGGCTGTCTCCGCGCTGCGGCTCGGCGAGGCAGGCGTGCAGACGCTGATGCTGGAGATGGGCCAGCTGTGGAACCAGCGAGGCTCGGACGGAAACATATTCTGCGGGATGCTCAATCCCGACAAGCGCTCCAGCTGGTTCAAGTCTCGAACCGAGGCCCCGCTCGGAAGTTTCCTCTGGCTGGACCTCGCCAATCGGGACATCACCCCCTACGCGGGTGTACTGGACCGGGTCAACTTCGACCAGATGTCCGTGTACGTGGGACGCGGTGTCGGCGGCGGTTCGCTCGTCAACGGCGGCATGGCCGTCACGCCCCGGCGCTCGTACTTCGAAGAGGTGCTGCCCCAGGTCAACGCCGACGAGATGTACCGCACGTACTTCCCGCGCGCGAATTCCACCCTCCGCGTCAGCAACATCGACCAGACCTGGTTCGAGCAGACGGAGTGGTACCAGTACTCGCGTGTCTCGCGCCAGCAGGCCGATAACGCGGGCCTGAGCACCACCTTTGTTCCCAACGTCTACGACTGGGACTACATGCGCCGTGAGGCGGACGGATCGGCGCCCAAATCCGGACTGGCCGGCGAGGTCATCTACGGCAACAACCACGGCAAGGTCTCCCTCGACAAGAGCTATCTGGCGGCCGCCCTGGGAACAGGCAAGGTCACCATCCAGACACTGCACCAGGTCAAGACGGTCTCTCAGCAGAGCGACGGCACCTACCTGCTCACCGTCGAGCAGAGGGACACCGACGGCAAGCTGCTCGCGACCAAGAAGGTCTCCTGCCGCCACCTCTTCCTCGGAGCGGGCAGCCTCGGCTCGACCGAACTGCTCCTGCGCGCCCGGGAGACCGGCACCCTGCCCAACCTCAGTTCCGAGATCGGCGGCGGCTGGGGCCCCAACGGCAACGTCATGACCGCCCGTGCCAATCACCTGTGGAACCCCACGGGCACCAACCAGTCGTCCATCCCCGCCTTGGGCATCGACGACTGGGACAACCCGACCCACCCCGTTTTCGCCGAGATCGCACCGATGCCGGCGGGCCTCGAGACCTGGGTCAGCCTCTACCTGGCCATCACCAAGAACCCGGAACGCGGCACCTTCGTCTACAACGCCGCCAAGGACCGCGCTGACCTGCGCTGGACCCGGGACCAGAACGCCCCCGCGGTCGAAGCCGCGAAGTCGCTGTTCGACCGTGTCAACTCCGCCAACACCACCATCTACCGGTACGACCTCTTCGGTAAGCAGATCAAGGCATTCGCCGACGACTTCTGCTACCACCCCCTCGGCGGCTGTGTCCTCGGCAAGGCCACCGACAACTTCGGCCGCGTCTCCGGATACAAGAACCTCTACGTGACCGACGGCTCGCTCATTCCCGGCAGCATCGGAGTCAACCCCTTCGTGACCATCACAGCGATGGCGGAGCGCAACGTCGAGCGCATCATCAAGGAGGATGTCAAGGCGTCCTGACGGGCGGGTGGGGTGGGGCCAGACGTACGCCCCACCCCACCCGTGTCCTCTTCACGGCAGACAGTCCACAAGGTCTGCTGCGGAACGAGGAACACTGTGGAGCGACTCCGCTTGGGCGGGCTATCCCCGTACCGCCTGTTCGATGAGGTCGAGCGCGCGGATACTGTCCGCCGGATCGACGGGCGGTGGACCGCCGTCGTGCAGGGCCGTCGCGAGCCGGCGGTAGAACTCGCGGTAGTCGCCGGCCCGCAGGGGGACGGTGTCCGTGCCGTCGGGGCCCGCCACGACGGCGTCCCGGCCGTCCGCGTGCAGCCCGAATCCGGTGTCGCCGGGCCGCAGTCCGGCGAGGGACTGCGCCTCCTGCGGGTCGAGCCCGTCGGAGCGGAAGACGGCACGGGAGCCGGTGACCCGGAAGCGGGGGCGCGGCGCCGGGGCCACCGCGCTCATCCACAGCCGGGTCCGTACGCCGGAGACATGCCGCAGCGTGAGGAAGGACTCGTCGTCGCTCACCGCGCCGGGCCGCCGGCGGTCCAGTTCGGCGTGCACCTCGCTGACCTCGCCGAACAACTGGAGCGCCTGGTCGATCAGATGGGGGCCGAGGTCGTACAGGATGCCGCCGCCCGCCGAGGGGCCCGTGACGTCCTTCCACCCGTCGCCGACCCGGGGGCTCCACCACTCGAAGGCCGAGTCGAACTGACGGACCTCACCGAGTTCGCCCCGTTCCACGACATCGCGGAGGGTGAGGAAGTCCCCGTCCCAGCGCCGGTTCTGGAAGACGGTCAGCACCCGCCCCGCCGCCTTCGCCGCCGCCACGACCTCGCGGGCCCCGGCCGCGGTCACGGCGATCGGTTTGTCGATCACCACATGCGAACCGGCCTCGATCGCGGCGTGGGCGAGCGGCGCGTGGCTGGCGTTCGGGCTGCCGATGACCACCAGGTCGTACGGCCGGGAACCGGCGAACAGCGCGTCGGTGCCGGCGAGTATCCCGGTCCCCGGATACTCCTGACGGGCCAGACGCGCCCGCTCGGGCGATCCGGTGACGATCGCGTCCAGGGAGTAGCGCGGATCGGCGGCGATGAGCGGTGCGTGGAAGACCCGCCCGGCCGTGCCGAAGCCGATGACGGCGGTACGGATGACACTCATGGAACTGTCCCTCTTCTTGTCGTGTGCAGTCATCGGGGGCCGACGTCGGCCGGCAGCCCGGCCACGATCTCGTCCACCGCGTCGAAGAGCGCGGCGGGGATGTCGCGCTCGACCGCCGCCACGCTCTGCGCGATCCGCGAGGGGCGCGACACCCCGACGACGGTCGAGGAGATCCGCGGGTCACGGACCGAGAACTGGACGGCGGCGGCGGCGATCGGCACTCCGGCCTCCTGGCAGAGCGCCTCGATCCGGCGGATGGCCGCGAGCAACTCCTCGGGCGCGTCGCGGTAGCCGTACCGACGCGACGCGCCGGTGCCGGACGCCAGGATTCCGCCGCCGAACACCGCCGCGTTGACCACGCCCATACCGCGCCCGGCGGCGGCGTCGATGAGCCGGTCGGCCGTACGGTTCACGAGCGTCCACCGGTTGTGCGTCAGCAGGACGTCGAAGTGGCCGGTCTCCACGTACTCCCGGATCGTCTCCGTGTCACCGCCGGCCACACCGATCGCCCGCGCCACCCCGGTCTCCTTCAGCTCCCGCAGCACCTCGACCGGCCCGCCCGGCGCGGTCGCGGCGGCGAACGTCGTGTTCTCCGGGTCGTGCAGATACAGCAGCGGCACGCTGTCGACGCCCAGCCGCCGCAGACTGCCCGCGATGGCCCGGCGCATCTCCGCGCCGGAGAAATCCCCGGTGTCCAGATCACGGGTGACCTTCGTGGCGAGCAGATAGCCGTCCGGCAGCCCGCCGACCTCGGCGATCGCCGCTCCGATCCGGCGTTCCGACTCCCCCCGGCCGTAGGCGCAGGAGGTGTCGATCCCGCGGATCGGTCCGGTGAGCGCCGCGACGGCGGTCGCCACGCCGTCCTCGGCGCTCACGTCGTAGCCGAAGTTCGAGGGCATCGAACCCAGTGGCGCGCCACCGACCATGAGAGGGGTGACGGGGAGCCCGGTGGCCCCCAGGGGCCGTACTGTCCACCGCATGATCAGTCCTCCGCACTCGTCCAGTCGAAGAATCCGGCGTCCGCCGGATCCAGGTGGGCACGCGCCGCCGTACGGTCGAACTCGACGCCCAGGCCCGGGCGGTCGCCGACGGTGACATAGCCGTCCTTCACGATCGGATCGGTGAATCCGTCGACGATGTCGTACCACCAGGGGTCCATCGCCACGGGATACTCGAAGGCGATCAGATTGTCGGGCAGGGTGGCCGACACCTGGATCAGGGCGGCCAGCCCGAGCAGACCGCTGCTGACCCCGTGCGGCGCGATCCCGATCCCGTACAGATCCGCGAACTCGGCGATCCACTTCAGTTCGGCGAGGCCCCCGACATCACCGGGGTCGGGACCGATGACCCGGACGGCGCGGGTCTCGATCAGCTCACGGAAGTTCTGCCGCAGATAGAGCTGCTCACCGGTGTGGGTGGGGACCGTTGTCGCCGTGGTGATCTCGCGGTAGCCGGCGACATCGTTCCAGGGCACGAAGTCGCCCGTCAGGATGTCCTCGGCCCACGCGATGTCGAACCGCTCCAGCTCACGCAGTACCCGGATCGCGTCGGGCACCGCCCATCCGGGCCCCATGTCGAGGGCGAGGCGCCGGTCGGGGCCCAGGACGTCCTTCATGGCGGCGACCGCGTCGACCACCCGGCTGATCCCGCTCGGGGTCAGAAATCCGCGGTTGGGGTGAAGGGGGCCCTCGCGGAGGTCGTTGTAGAGAAAGCCGGGAGTGTGGGGCGCCATGAACCCGTGCAGGCCGACGCCTTCCTTGATGATGGAGAAGTTCTCCGGCGCCGCCGCCATGTACGCCATGGACGCGGCGTAGTCCTCCGGTGTGTGGGAGCCGAGCGTGGTGCGCACCCCTCCGTTGTAGACGCGGACCCGGTCGCGCACCTTGCCGCCCAGCAGCCGGTGGACGGGGACGCCGAGCGCCTTCCCCGCCACGTCCCACAGCGCGATCTCGATCGCCGAGGCGATGGCGCCCCACGGCTTGGACGCGCCCATCCTCCGGATACGCAGCATGCAGCGCTCGACCTCGGTCGGATCGGCCCCGATCAGCAGGGGCGAGAAGACACCGAGTGTCCCCGCCACATAGGGCTTGGAGTGCTCGATCTCGGCGAAACCGTCGATGCCCTCGTCCGTCAGGATCCGGAGCACGGGGGACCGGCC encodes the following:
- a CDS encoding IS5 family transposase (programmed frameshift), which produces MGKGKGPPWLVSDDLWLQVEPLLPVRPRRSRNPGRLPLDDRKCLQGILFVLHTGIQWEWLPQELGFGSGMTCWRRLRDWHEAGVWDRLHQVLLTELHRGGKLDWSRAVIDGSHRQARRGGPRTGPSPVDRARPGSKHHVITDSHGTPPAITLTGGNRHDVTQLLPLLDAIPHIRGRTGRPRHRPRQLFADRGYDYDKYRRLLWKRGIKPVITRRGVPHGSGLGTVRWVVERTNAWIHGFRRLRIRWDIRDDIHEAFLKLACCVITYRRVRALC
- a CDS encoding thioesterase II family protein → MPQPDTDADRWLRRFRPNAGARVRLVCFPHAGGSASFYHPVAMAHAAAADIIVLQYPGRQERRHESQVGSVAAYVSRIAPILERETLLPTVYFGHSMGAVLAFETALALADTPAAPQAILASGRRAPATRRDERVHLRDDEGMLAELRQLNGTQADLLGDEEILRMAMPALRNDYRVVETYEGVPNTTVNCPITVLVGDGDPKTTVAEADRWREHTTGSFRIRAFPGGHFYLTTHQAQVNAELASTLAAASRGPAIK
- a CDS encoding GDP-mannose 4,6-dehydratase; translation: MSKRALITGVTGQDGSYLAEHLLAQGYEVWGLIRGQANPRKSRVSRLVSELSFVDGDLMDQASLVSALDRIQPDEVYNLGAISFVPMSWQQAELVSEVNGVGVLRMLEAIRMVSGLNASSSARSDRIRLYQASSSEMFGKVTETPQRETTRFHPRSPYGVAKAYGHFITRNYRESFGMYGVSGILFNHESPRRGAEFVTRKISLAVAQIKLGLQDKLALGNLDATRDWGFAGDYVKAMHLMLQQDEPGDYVIGTGVMHSVRDAVQIAFDTVGLNWQDYVVIDPELVRPAEVETLCADSSMARSALDWSPTVKFEELMQMMVESDLQQASREREYGDLLLAGRW
- a CDS encoding GMC oxidoreductase produces the protein MLGLAALGAAAIAGHTTITAAPQAAAATASSGSDSMFVPAVVVGTGYGAAVSALRLGEAGVQTLMLEMGQLWNQRGSDGNIFCGMLNPDKRSSWFKSRTEAPLGSFLWLDLANRDITPYAGVLDRVNFDQMSVYVGRGVGGGSLVNGGMAVTPRRSYFEEVLPQVNADEMYRTYFPRANSTLRVSNIDQTWFEQTEWYQYSRVSRQQADNAGLSTTFVPNVYDWDYMRREADGSAPKSGLAGEVIYGNNHGKVSLDKSYLAAALGTGKVTIQTLHQVKTVSQQSDGTYLLTVEQRDTDGKLLATKKVSCRHLFLGAGSLGSTELLLRARETGTLPNLSSEIGGGWGPNGNVMTARANHLWNPTGTNQSSIPALGIDDWDNPTHPVFAEIAPMPAGLETWVSLYLAITKNPERGTFVYNAAKDRADLRWTRDQNAPAVEAAKSLFDRVNSANTTIYRYDLFGKQIKAFADDFCYHPLGGCVLGKATDNFGRVSGYKNLYVTDGSLIPGSIGVNPFVTITAMAERNVERIIKEDVKAS
- a CDS encoding Gfo/Idh/MocA family protein is translated as MSVIRTAVIGFGTAGRVFHAPLIAADPRYSLDAIVTGSPERARLARQEYPGTGILAGTDALFAGSRPYDLVVIGSPNASHAPLAHAAIEAGSHVVIDKPIAVTAAGAREVVAAAKAAGRVLTVFQNRRWDGDFLTLRDVVERGELGEVRQFDSAFEWWSPRVGDGWKDVTGPSAGGGILYDLGPHLIDQALQLFGEVSEVHAELDRRRPGAVSDDESFLTLRHVSGVRTRLWMSAVAPAPRPRFRVTGSRAVFRSDGLDPQEAQSLAGLRPGDTGFGLHADGRDAVVAGPDGTDTVPLRAGDYREFYRRLATALHDGGPPPVDPADSIRALDLIEQAVRG
- a CDS encoding aldo/keto reductase — protein: MRWTVRPLGATGLPVTPLMVGGAPLGSMPSNFGYDVSAEDGVATAVAALTGPIRGIDTSCAYGRGESERRIGAAIAEVGGLPDGYLLATKVTRDLDTGDFSGAEMRRAIAGSLRRLGVDSVPLLYLHDPENTTFAAATAPGGPVEVLRELKETGVARAIGVAGGDTETIREYVETGHFDVLLTHNRWTLVNRTADRLIDAAAGRGMGVVNAAVFGGGILASGTGASRRYGYRDAPEELLAAIRRIEALCQEAGVPIAAAAVQFSVRDPRISSTVVGVSRPSRIAQSVAAVERDIPAALFDAVDEIVAGLPADVGPR
- a CDS encoding mandelate racemase/muconate lactonizing enzyme family protein, which translates into the protein MRITDIRCARIGRSPVLRILTDEGIDGFAEIEHSKPYVAGTLGVFSPLLIGADPTEVERCMLRIRRMGASKPWGAIASAIEIALWDVAGKALGVPVHRLLGGKVRDRVRVYNGGVRTTLGSHTPEDYAASMAYMAAAPENFSIIKEGVGLHGFMAPHTPGFLYNDLREGPLHPNRGFLTPSGISRVVDAVAAMKDVLGPDRRLALDMGPGWAVPDAIRVLRELERFDIAWAEDILTGDFVPWNDVAGYREITTATTVPTHTGEQLYLRQNFRELIETRAVRVIGPDPGDVGGLAELKWIAEFADLYGIGIAPHGVSSGLLGLAALIQVSATLPDNLIAFEYPVAMDPWWYDIVDGFTDPIVKDGYVTVGDRPGLGVEFDRTAARAHLDPADAGFFDWTSAED